The segment AGGAAAAGGAAAAACCTACATCGGGATAATTGTACCTAGCTTCCCAATCTTCCAGACCGTAAGTTTTACGATTAAAGCTAAAGATCAAACCTTCAGGATGATGAGTAATTAGATGCGAAATATGAGGATTGTGTTCTATGATACTGCCATAGAAGTAGTTCACATCTACCGAATAATATTTCTTTATATCATTTTGGGAGAACGAGGTCAGGCAGGCTAATAAAAAAAGAAAAGGGGCAATTTTCTTCATACGGGCGCAAAGCTAAGCAATTACAAAGAAAATTTTTCCCCGACTTTTATGCCTTAATTCTTAAAATACTGCTGAAGCTATCTTTTTTATATTGTCACTTTTTCCCATCGAGTAGTAATGCAATACAGGAACTCCTTCCTTAATTAATTCCTTACTTTGTTCTGTACACCATTCCACCCCTACCTGGCGTACTTCCTGGTTATTTTTACATTTGTCAACTTCAGAAATTAAATCTTCGGGAAGGTCTACGTGAAACCTGTGCGGAAGAACCGTTAGCTGATTTTTTGTTGCCAAAGGTTTTAATCCCGGAATTATCGGAATTGTTATGCCGTACTGTCGGCATTTTTCCACGTATTGAAAAAATTTCTCATTATCAAAGAACATCTGTGTCACCACATAGGCTGCTCCCGATTCCTGCTTCTCCTTTAATCGTTTTATATCCTGGTCCAAACTTGGTGCTTCCATATGTTTTTCGGGATAACCTGCCACCCCCACACAAAAATCAGTATGATGAGAATTTTCCAGGATCTCCTCCTGAAAGTCTCCTATGTTCATATCCATTATTTGCTTTACAAGATCGCAGGCGAAGATATTTCCATTTGGATCGGGTTTAAAGTAGGTCTCACTTTTCACCGCGTCACCTCGTAAAGCCATTACATTCTTGATTCCCAGAAAATCCAGATCTATTAAAAAATTTTCTGTGTCTTCCTTGCTGAAACCGCCACACAGGATATGAGGTACAGCGTCAACTTTATATTTGCTCTGGATGGCTGCGCAAATCCCAACTGTTCCGGGACGCTTTCTAACTACTTTCTTTTCCAGAAGTCCGTTCTCCTTTTCAATATAAACATACTCCTCCCTGTGATAAGTGACATCAATAAACGGAGGTTTAAATTCCATTAAAGGATCTATGCCGTCAAAAATAGATTGAATATTCTGCCCTTTTAAGGGAGGTAAAATTTCAAAAGAAAATAATGTTCTTCCTTTTGCTGCATTAATATGCTCTGTTATTTTCATTCTTAGTTAATATTAGACCTCACAGGTTTTCAAAACCTGTGAGGTCTTAGTTTGAGGTTATTTAATCTGCAATGGATGGACTAAGCCACTTTTCGGCTTTTTCCAGCGATATATTTTTTCTGTTTGCAAAATCTTTAACTTGATCTTCGGTAATCTTTCCGACTCCAAAATACCGCGCTTCAGGATTGGCAAAATAATATCCGCTTACACTGGCGGTAAGCCACATAGCGAGACTTTCGGTTAATTTTACTCCTATTTTTTCTTCTACTTTTAATACGTCCCAAATACTTATCTTCTCAAGATGATCGGGACAGGCGGGATACCCCGGTGCAGGCCTAATACCTTTATAACTTTCTTTTATAAGCTCTTCATTAGAAAGTTGCTCCCCTGATGCATAACCCCAGTCTTCAGTTCTTATCTGTTTATGAAGATACTCAGCAAAGGCTTCAGCAAGACGATCAGAAAGTGCTTTTATTAAAATTGAATTGTAGTCATCGTGGTCTTTTTCGTATTCTTTGGCCAATTCGTCTGTCCCAAAACCTGTAGTTACACAAAAAAGACCGAGGTGATCCTGAATACCTGTCTCTTTTGGAGCGACAAAATCAGCTAGGGCAAAATTGGGTTTTCCTTTGTACTTCTTCAATTGTTGACGAAGAGTTCGGAAAAGCATCCTTTTTTCTTCGGAAGCATCCCCGTAAATAATTTCTATGTCGTCATCATTTACAGTATTAGCCGGAAAAAGTCCGTAGACAGCTTTAGCCTTCAGCAGCTTTTCATCTAAAATTTGATTCAGAAGCTCCCTTGCATCTTTAAACAGAGCAGTGGCTTGTTCTCCTACTACTTCGTCAGTAAGAATATCGGGATATTTCCCGTGCAATTCCCAGCTTCTGAAAAACGGGGTCCAGTCAATGAACTCAACCAGTTTCCTCAGATCAAAATCTTCAATTATTTGGATCCCGCACTTGTTCGGTTTTAATAATTCTGAAGTTTTCCAGTCTATTTTATATTTATTCTTCCTTGCATCAGCAATAGAAAGATATTCTTTGACCTTACTTCTTTTTCCGAAGTTACTTCTGAAGATGTCGTACTCCGCCTTTAGGTCATCCATATATTTTCTTCGGGTATTTTCCTTAAGAAGATCTCCCACCACGGTTACCGCCCTTGAGGCATCGTTGACATGTACCACCGCATTATTGTACTGCGGATCGATTTTCACCGCTGTATGGGCCTTAGATGTTGTAGCTCCTCCAATTAATAAAGGCACTTCAAAGTTCTGTCTTTGCATCTCCTTTGCCAGGTGCACCATTTCATCCAGGGACGGAGTAATTAATCCGCTAAGGCCAATAACATCAACATTTTCAGCTTTTGCTGTTTCAATTATTTTTTCCGGGGGTACCATGACTCCAAGATCAATGATATCATAATTATTACAAGCCAGAACAACCCCTACAATATTTTTACCTATATCGTGTACATCACCTTTTACTGTAGCAAGAAGTACTTTACCAGCCTGTTGTCTTGGCCCGGAAGTGTCTGCTTCAATGTAAGGGAGGAGATAAGCCACAGCTTTTTTCATTACCCGCGCCGACTTCACAACCTGGGGAAGGAACATTTTTCCGCTTCCAAAGAGATCTCCAACTACGTTCATTCCGATCATCAGGTGACCCTCGATTACTTCCAGGGGTCTTGCTGCCTCCTGCCTTGCAGCTTCAATATCATCGAGGATATAAGTATCAATTCCTTTTACAAGGGCGTGCGTAATGCGCTCCTGAACTGGCTTTTCCCTCCATGAAAGATCTACTTTACTCTCTCTTTCTGTGCCTACAACATTTTCCGCAAAAGCTAATAAGCGTTCAGTAGCATCATCTCTCCTGTCCAGGATCACATCTTCAACGTGCTCTAAAAGATCTTTCGGAATATTATCATATACGTCCAGTAGTGCCGGATTTACAATTCCCATGTTCATTCCCGCCTGGATCGCATGATACAGAAAAACCGAATGCATCGCCTCCCTCACCGGATCGTTACCACGGAAAGAGAAAGAAACATTACTTACTCCCCCACTTAGGCTACAATAAGGCAGGTTCTCTTTCACCCATCTCACCGCTTCTATAAAATCTATAGAATTACGACGATGTTCTTCCATACCAGTAGCAACAGGGAAAATATTTAGATCAAAAATGATATCTTCCGGCGGAAAATTCACTTTTTGAGTAAGAAGGTCATAGGAGCGTTTTGCAATTTCGATGCGGCGTTCATAGTTATCTGCCTGGCCTACTTCATCAAAAGCCATAACAATAACAGCTGCTCCATATCTTCTAATCTTTTTGGCGTGGGAAAGAAATTCCTCTTCGCCTTCCTTTAAGCTGATGGAATTTACCACACATTTCCCCTGTACCACCTGAAGACTGGCTTCCAGAATTTCCCATTTTGAACTATCTATCATAATGGGAACCCTCGATATGTCAGGCTCGGCAACTATGAGATTGAGAAATTTGACCATAGCCTCTTTTCCATCAATGAGGCCATCATCCATGTTTATATCTATGATCTGCGCGCCTCCTTCAACCTGATCCCTTGCCACATCCAAGGCTTCCTCATATTTATCGTCTTTTATGAGACGGAGAAATTTTTTAGACCCTGCCACGTTGGTTCGTTCTCCCACATTCACAAAGTTAGTTTCGGGAGTTATCACCAGCGGTTCCAGACCCGAAAGTTTCAGCGGTTTAAGTGCTCTTTTCGGGTTAACTGATGAGGAGTCTTTATTTTTCTGTTCTTCTAAAGTTTGTTCTCTGGCCATCCTATACTTCAGAATTTAAAAGTTCTTTTACTGCTATTGCTCTGGGTTTATAATCTTTTGCAATATCTGCAATAGCCTTAATATGAGCGGGGGTTGTTCCGCAGCAACCACCCAATATATTTACAAGTCCTTTCTCCAGATATTCTTTTATCTGCTCTGCCATTTGTGACGCGCTTTCATCATATTCCCCAAAAGCATTAGGTAATCCCGCATTAGGATACGCCGAAACCCCATAAGGAGTTTTTTGTGCCAGCACCTCGAGGTGAGGGGTTAATTGCTTTGCTCCTAAAGCACAGTTAAAACCAACACTTAATAAAGGAATATGAGAAATTGAAATGAGAAAAGCTTCTGCGGTTTGTCCCGAAAGAGTCCTCCCGGAAGCGTCGGTAATTGTTCCGCTAATCATTACGGGAATATCACTGTTTAGCTCTTCCTTAAGCTCATCAATTGCAAATAATGCGGCTTTGGCATTAAGAGTATCAAAAACTGTCTCTACCAGTAATACATCTACACCTCCATCAATTAGAGCCTGTGCCTGCTGTCTATATGCTACCCTTAATTCTTCAAAGGAAATTGCGCGAAATCCGGGATCATTAACATCGGGGCTCATACTCGCAGTTTTGTTTGTAGGTCCCATTGCTCCGGCTACAAACCTGGGTTTATCCGGATTTTCTGCCGTTACCTCCTCGGCAACTTTTTTGGCTATTCGGGCGCTTTCGTAGTTAAGTTCATACACGAGATCTTCCATTTGATAATCGGCCATGGCAATGGTGGTCCCCGAGAAGGTGTTCGTCTCAACAATATCTGCTCCTGCATAAAAATACTTGCGATGAATATCGGCAATAGCTTCAGGTTGAGTGAGGGATAACAAGTCATTGTTCCCCTTTAAAGAAGTGGGCCAGTCTTTAAACCGGGAGCCCCTAAAATCCTCTTCAGAAAATTTATATTCCTGCAGCATGGTACCCATGGCACCATCAAGAATGAGTATTTTATTGGACAGTAATTCTTCTATTTTTGACATTTAATTGCAATTGTCATTATCAAAAAAAGAAGTGTGGAAAAGCATCTTTTAGTTATCTATCCACGAAGTCGTGGTAGAATTTAGCACCTTCTCCCTAAGGAGGGTTGCCAAGGCTTCAGCGGGTCTAATCCCTCAACCTTTCTTGATAACGATGTTATATATAAAAATGAACTTAAACTAATTACACAAATATAAGGCTGCGCCTTTAGAATGCAAGGGTTTTAATAAAAAAATAATTAATTCACTAATTTTCCGTTCAAGTAGACCTCATAACTGATTTCTGCAGTTTTTTCCAGCATTTTTGCAACCGAGCAATATTTGTCAATAGAAAGGTCTACTGCACGTTTAGCTTTATCTGCCGGAAAATCACCTTTTAACAGGACTTCCATTTTAATAGCCGTAAAAACGTTGGGCACTGCACCTTCTTTCCTGAAGCCTTCCACATTCATTTGAAGATCTTCCAGTTCTATCTTCTGCTTCTTAAGAATCATTACAATATCTATACTGCTGCAGCCAGCTATTCCCATAAGT is part of the Antarcticibacterium sp. 1MA-6-2 genome and harbors:
- the metF gene encoding methylenetetrahydrofolate reductase [NAD(P)H], whose protein sequence is MKITEHINAAKGRTLFSFEILPPLKGQNIQSIFDGIDPLMEFKPPFIDVTYHREEYVYIEKENGLLEKKVVRKRPGTVGICAAIQSKYKVDAVPHILCGGFSKEDTENFLIDLDFLGIKNVMALRGDAVKSETYFKPDPNGNIFACDLVKQIMDMNIGDFQEEILENSHHTDFCVGVAGYPEKHMEAPSLDQDIKRLKEKQESGAAYVVTQMFFDNEKFFQYVEKCRQYGITIPIIPGLKPLATKNQLTVLPHRFHVDLPEDLISEVDKCKNNQEVRQVGVEWCTEQSKELIKEGVPVLHYYSMGKSDNIKKIASAVF
- the metH gene encoding methionine synthase, producing MAREQTLEEQKNKDSSSVNPKRALKPLKLSGLEPLVITPETNFVNVGERTNVAGSKKFLRLIKDDKYEEALDVARDQVEGGAQIIDINMDDGLIDGKEAMVKFLNLIVAEPDISRVPIMIDSSKWEILEASLQVVQGKCVVNSISLKEGEEEFLSHAKKIRRYGAAVIVMAFDEVGQADNYERRIEIAKRSYDLLTQKVNFPPEDIIFDLNIFPVATGMEEHRRNSIDFIEAVRWVKENLPYCSLSGGVSNVSFSFRGNDPVREAMHSVFLYHAIQAGMNMGIVNPALLDVYDNIPKDLLEHVEDVILDRRDDATERLLAFAENVVGTERESKVDLSWREKPVQERITHALVKGIDTYILDDIEAARQEAARPLEVIEGHLMIGMNVVGDLFGSGKMFLPQVVKSARVMKKAVAYLLPYIEADTSGPRQQAGKVLLATVKGDVHDIGKNIVGVVLACNNYDIIDLGVMVPPEKIIETAKAENVDVIGLSGLITPSLDEMVHLAKEMQRQNFEVPLLIGGATTSKAHTAVKIDPQYNNAVVHVNDASRAVTVVGDLLKENTRRKYMDDLKAEYDIFRSNFGKRSKVKEYLSIADARKNKYKIDWKTSELLKPNKCGIQIIEDFDLRKLVEFIDWTPFFRSWELHGKYPDILTDEVVGEQATALFKDARELLNQILDEKLLKAKAVYGLFPANTVNDDDIEIIYGDASEEKRMLFRTLRQQLKKYKGKPNFALADFVAPKETGIQDHLGLFCVTTGFGTDELAKEYEKDHDDYNSILIKALSDRLAEAFAEYLHKQIRTEDWGYASGEQLSNEELIKESYKGIRPAPGYPACPDHLEKISIWDVLKVEEKIGVKLTESLAMWLTASVSGYYFANPEARYFGVGKITEDQVKDFANRKNISLEKAEKWLSPSIAD
- a CDS encoding homocysteine S-methyltransferase family protein → MSKIEELLSNKILILDGAMGTMLQEYKFSEEDFRGSRFKDWPTSLKGNNDLLSLTQPEAIADIHRKYFYAGADIVETNTFSGTTIAMADYQMEDLVYELNYESARIAKKVAEEVTAENPDKPRFVAGAMGPTNKTASMSPDVNDPGFRAISFEELRVAYRQQAQALIDGGVDVLLVETVFDTLNAKAALFAIDELKEELNSDIPVMISGTITDASGRTLSGQTAEAFLISISHIPLLSVGFNCALGAKQLTPHLEVLAQKTPYGVSAYPNAGLPNAFGEYDESASQMAEQIKEYLEKGLVNILGGCCGTTPAHIKAIADIAKDYKPRAIAVKELLNSEV
- a CDS encoding OsmC family protein — its product is MKIHLKRLNENYHFETKNERGDIVHLDNKSEPNPQGASPMELLLMGIAGCSSIDIVMILKKQKIELEDLQMNVEGFRKEGAVPNVFTAIKMEVLLKGDFPADKAKRAVDLSIDKYCSVAKMLEKTAEISYEVYLNGKLVN